The following are encoded in a window of Pedobacter cryoconitis genomic DNA:
- the mtgA gene encoding monofunctional biosynthetic peptidoglycan transglycosylase codes for MAVKRGKNTKKRKFDFRNLPILIGKCILWFFLSTILWVLAYRFINPPFTSLMILRNIERKSDGKTFKTEKDWVKLSEMSDQIKRAAIAGEDQKFVHHWGFDMKAIGRAYSANKGDSTKVKGGSTISQQTAKNVFLWPGRSWVRKGFEAYFTVLIEMMWSKQRILEVYLNVIEMGDGIYGAEAASQSYYGKSCRNLNRSEAALIVACFPNPLRWTPVHPTLYIRHRQYLIMKNIRNLGPIKFK; via the coding sequence ATGGCTGTAAAACGTGGCAAAAACACTAAAAAAAGAAAATTCGACTTCAGGAATTTACCAATATTAATAGGGAAATGTATTTTATGGTTTTTCCTGAGTACGATCCTCTGGGTTTTGGCTTACCGGTTTATTAACCCGCCTTTTACGTCCTTAATGATCTTGCGTAATATTGAACGTAAATCTGATGGGAAGACTTTTAAAACAGAGAAAGACTGGGTAAAACTCAGTGAAATGTCAGACCAGATCAAACGTGCAGCTATTGCTGGTGAAGACCAGAAGTTTGTTCACCACTGGGGTTTCGATATGAAAGCTATTGGCAGGGCATACAGCGCTAATAAAGGAGATAGCACCAAAGTTAAAGGTGGAAGTACGATCTCGCAGCAAACTGCTAAGAATGTGTTTTTATGGCCCGGAAGATCCTGGGTACGTAAAGGTTTTGAAGCTTACTTTACGGTGCTGATTGAGATGATGTGGAGCAAACAGCGGATATTGGAAGTTTACCTGAATGTGATTGAGATGGGCGATGGTATTTATGGTGCAGAAGCTGCTTCACAAAGTTATTATGGGAAATCATGCAGAAATCTGAACAGATCAGAAGCAGCATTAATTGTCGCCTGTTTCCCTAATCCGTTACGCTGGACTCCTGTGCATCCCACCCTTTATATCAGGCACAGGCAATATCTGATTATGAAAAATATAAGAAACCTTGGGCCAATAAAATTTAAGTAA
- a CDS encoding ABC transporter ATPase, producing the protein MSFSPQSKVWIYQSDREFSDQEVSAIQQQLDGFTAQWKAHGHQLQAKAEIRYNYFIIFTVDEATAGATGCSIDASVRIVKGIETEYGADLFNRFNMAYKVDGKVIVVNKEDFETLISIKNITQDSIVFNNMVQTLEDFQTKWEVPFRDSWHNKVFADLL; encoded by the coding sequence ATGAGTTTTTCTCCACAATCAAAAGTTTGGATCTATCAGAGCGATCGTGAATTCAGTGACCAGGAGGTTAGTGCAATTCAACAACAATTGGACGGTTTTACTGCACAATGGAAAGCCCATGGCCATCAGTTACAGGCAAAAGCAGAAATCAGGTACAATTATTTCATTATTTTCACAGTAGACGAAGCTACCGCTGGTGCTACAGGGTGTTCTATTGATGCCTCAGTACGCATAGTTAAGGGAATTGAAACCGAATATGGAGCCGATTTATTTAATCGCTTTAATATGGCTTACAAAGTTGACGGAAAAGTAATTGTTGTCAATAAGGAAGATTTCGAAACACTGATCAGTATTAAGAACATTACACAGGATTCTATTGTATTTAACAATATGGTTCAGACTTTGGAAGATTTCCAGACGAAATGGGAAGTTCCTTTCAGGGATAGCTGGCATAATAAAGTATTCGCGGATTTACTTTAA
- the tal gene encoding transaldolase gives MEANKVKKIHDYGQSIWLDFIDRDIIKSGKLKELIEIDGVRGLTSNPAIFEKAISSSADYDADIAELSKEKISNEDIFYRLAIKDIQQAADLLLPVYNEEVKGADGYASLEVSPLLALDTEGTIKQALQLWKEVNRKNVMIKIPGTQPGLAAIKKTISEGLNINVTLLFGLERYKQVTDAYLEGLEERAARNESIKDIASVASFFLSRIDVLVDPILEEKHLGELKGEVAIASAKKAYEIYQQVFSGERWEKLAALGAKPQRLLWASTSSKNPAFKDTKYVEALIGPDTVDTIPMETLEAYRDHGDPESRLGIDIDGASAILAQLRHEDIDLAKLTQQLEDEGIEKFNAPYEKLLNAIEKQKQLA, from the coding sequence ATGGAAGCGAATAAAGTAAAAAAAATACACGATTATGGTCAAAGTATCTGGCTGGACTTTATTGATCGTGACATCATTAAATCTGGTAAATTAAAAGAACTGATTGAAATTGACGGCGTAAGAGGGTTAACTTCTAACCCGGCCATATTTGAGAAAGCGATTAGCAGCAGTGCTGATTATGATGCTGATATCGCTGAACTATCAAAAGAGAAAATAAGTAACGAAGATATTTTTTACCGTCTTGCAATTAAAGACATCCAGCAGGCAGCAGATTTATTACTTCCGGTATATAATGAAGAAGTAAAAGGTGCGGATGGATATGCGAGCCTGGAGGTTTCTCCACTTTTGGCCCTCGATACTGAAGGTACAATTAAACAAGCCTTACAACTTTGGAAGGAAGTAAACCGTAAAAATGTAATGATCAAGATTCCTGGTACACAGCCAGGATTAGCTGCAATCAAGAAGACTATCTCTGAAGGGCTAAACATCAATGTAACCTTATTATTTGGTCTGGAACGCTACAAACAGGTAACAGACGCCTACCTGGAAGGATTGGAAGAACGTGCAGCAAGAAACGAGAGTATTAAAGATATTGCATCAGTAGCCAGCTTCTTTTTAAGCCGGATAGATGTGCTGGTCGATCCTATCCTGGAAGAAAAACATCTGGGCGAGTTAAAAGGTGAAGTTGCAATTGCTTCGGCAAAAAAAGCATATGAGATTTACCAACAGGTTTTCAGTGGAGAAAGATGGGAAAAACTAGCTGCTCTCGGTGCGAAACCTCAGCGTTTGCTTTGGGCAAGTACAAGTAGTAAAAACCCTGCTTTTAAGGATACTAAATATGTAGAAGCACTGATTGGCCCCGATACAGTAGATACCATTCCTATGGAAACACTGGAAGCTTACCGCGATCACGGTGATCCGGAAAGCCGCCTTGGAATTGATATTGATGGCGCATCTGCTATATTGGCACAATTACGTCATGAAGATATTGATCTCGCCAAACTTACCCAGCAACTGGAAGATGAAGGGATAGAAAAATTCAATGCGCCTTATGAGAAATTATTAAATGCAATTGAAAAGCAAAAACAATTAGCTTAA